The following coding sequences are from one Bos indicus x Bos taurus breed Angus x Brahman F1 hybrid chromosome 5, Bos_hybrid_MaternalHap_v2.0, whole genome shotgun sequence window:
- the LOC113892482 gene encoding taste receptor type 2 member 42-like: MPSGIENTFLAATIGGFLIGILGNGFIVLVNCIDLVKRQKLSSADCILTGLAISRISQLWVILCDSFLLVLWPHLYAIDKLTKVVSSFWILSNHLATWFATCLSVFYFFKVANFSHPCFTWLRWRIRSVVLVLLLGSLSLLFLNYESIYTLSHILTNSYKIYVRNSTWSSDVSETHYLHQLIVFNFINLIPFLLSLTSLLLLVLSLMRHIRNLQFNPSSKDLSTEAHKRAMKIVMSFLFLFIIHVSSILLIAWVFLKLQGRLAQLVVVLTSTVFPSSHSFILILGNSKLRQNALRLLWYLNCHPKRVKSLAS; this comes from the coding sequence ATGCCATCTGGAATTGAAAACACTTTTCTAGCAGCAACAATAGGAGGATTCCTGATTGGAATTTTGGGGAATGGGTTCATTGTACTAGTTAACTGCATTGACCTGGTGAAGAGACAAAAGCTCTCATCAGCTGACTGCATCCTCACAGGCCTGGCTATCTCCAGAATCAGTCAACTTTGGGTAATACTATGTGACTCATTTTTATTGGTACTATGGCCACACCTATATGCCATTGATAAACTAACAAAAGTTGTTAGTAGTTTTTGGATATTGTCCAATCACCTAGCTACCTGGTTTGCCACCTGTCTAAGTGTTTTCTACTTCTTTAAAGTAGCCAACTTCTCCCACCCCTGCTTCACTTGGCTGCGGTGGCGAATTCGTAGTGTGGTACTGGTGCTTCTCTTGGGGTCTTTGTCCTTACTGTTTTTGAATTATGAATCAATATATACACTTAGTCATATCTTAACTAACAGCTACAAAATATATGTAAGAAACTCAACGTGGTCCTCAGATGTAAGTGAAACTCATTATCTTCACCAGTTGATTGTTTTTAACTTCATCAACTTAATCCCCTTTCTTCTGTCCCTGACCTCACTGCTCCTCTTAGTTCTCTCCTTGATGAGACACATCAGGAATTTGCAGTTCAACCCCAGCTCAAAGGATCTCAGCACAGAGGCCCATAAAAGAGCCATGAAAATCGTGatgtctttcctcttcctcttcatcatTCATGTCTCTTCCATCCTATTAATAGCTTGGGTTTTCCTTAAACTGCAGGGACGTCTGGCCCAATTGGTGGTTGTGTTAACTTCGACTGTTTTTCCTTCAAGCCACTCCTTTATCCTAATTTTGGGAAATAGCAAGCTGAGACAGAATGCCTTACGACTACTGTGGTATCTTAACTGCCACCCGAAAAGAGTGAAATCTTTAGCTTCATAG